A region of Alosa alosa isolate M-15738 ecotype Scorff River chromosome 17, AALO_Geno_1.1, whole genome shotgun sequence DNA encodes the following proteins:
- the alg10 gene encoding dol-P-Glc:Glc(2)Man(9)GlcNAc(2)-PP-Dol alpha-1,2-glucosyltransferase yields the protein MEIFEGYIFTALCSTNFLISCLLFSQITREQREPYMDEIFHVPQAQKFCEGKFHEWDPMITTLPGLYLASVGLIKPVVWLADLTGKVVCSTAMLRFINTLFNCGNLYLLYLIVCKLHIKDKSRAAWRRVLTALSLSSFPVLYFFTFLYYTDAGSTFFTLFTYLMALYGSHKAAATLGVCAILFRQTNVVWVGFCAGTVVAQRMDETWLAEQTKKRDQRMPTVPLSVSGAKQLARFLWEFATAPANLAAVVTATWPYLLVAVGFAGFVAWNGGIVVGDRSSHEACLNFPQLFYFLSFALLFALPVTLCHQRVLRFLQSLRRRPLLYLALTAAALLLVWKFTHVHRYLLADNRHFPFYVWQRVYQRHQLVRYFLVPGYVFAAWTFVDTLLHGRSLFWALAFSACLLASTVPQKLLEFRYFIMPYLLYRLHLPLAPTRRLLLELGLYTAVNAATIYVFLHRPFQWPDSTAVQRFMW from the exons ATGGAGATATTTGAAGGCTATATATTCACCGCTCTTTGCAGCACAAACTTTTTGATATCATGTCTCTTGTTCTCCCAAATAACGAGAGAACAGAGGGAGCCATACATGGACGAAATATTTCATGTACCCCAAGCTCAGAAATTTTGTGAAGGGAAGTTTCATGAG TGGGACCCCATGATCACAACGCTTCCTGGACTGTATTTGGCCTCGGTAGGGTTGATCAAACCGGTGGTTTGGCTGGCCGACCTTACCGGGAAGGTAGTGTGTTCCACCGCTATGTTACGATTCATCAACACGCTCTTCAACTGCGGAAATCTCTACTTGCTCTATCTCATCGTCTGCAAACTCCACATCAAAGACAAG tccCGCGCGGCTTGGCGGCGCGTCCTCACGGCgctgtccctctcctccttccccgtGCTCTACTTCTTTACCTTCCTCTACTACACGGACGCCGGCTCAACCTTCTTCACGCTCTTCACCTACCTGATGGCGCTCTATGGCTCCCACAAGGCTGCCGCCACGCTGGGCGTCTGCGCCATACTGTTCCGCCAGACCAACGTGGTATGGGTGGGCTTCTGTGCCGGCACCGTGGTGGCGCAGAGGATGGACGAGACCTGGTTGGCCGAGCAGACCAAGAAGCGCGACCAGCGGATGCCCACCGTGCCCCTCAGCGTCTCCGGCGCCAAGCAGCTGGCGCGCTTCCTGTGGGAGTTCGCCACGGCGCCCGCTAACCTTGCGGCGGTCGTCACGGCGACGTGGCCGTACCTCCTGGTGGCTGTCGGCTTCGCGGGCTTCGTGGCGTGGAACGGCGGCATCGTGGTGGGCGACCGGAGCAGCCATGAGGCTTGCCTGAATTTCCCCCAGCTCTTCTACTTCCTGTCGTTCGCGCTGCTCTTCGCGCTGCCCGTCACGCTCTGCCACCAGAGGGTGCTACGGTTCCTCCAGTCGCTGCGCCGCCGACCGCTGCTCTACCTGGCGCTGACCGCCGCTGCCCTCCTCCTCGTCTGGAAGTTCACCCACGTCCACCGCTACCTGCTGGCCGACAACCGCCACTTCCCCTTCTACGTGTGGCAGCGGGTCTACCAGCGCCACCAGCTGGTGCGCTACTTCCTGGTGCCCGGGTACGTGTTCGCCGCGTGGACCTTCGTGGACACGCTCCTGCACGGCCGCTCGCTGTTCTGGGCGCTGGCGTTCTCCGCATGCCTGCTGGCGTCCACGGTGCCGCAGAAGCTCCTGGAGTTCCGCTACTTCATCATGCCGTACCTGCTCTACCGACTGCACCTGCCGTTGGCCCCCACGCGCCGGCTACTGCTGGAGCTCGGGCTGTACACGGCCGTCAACGCCGCCACCATCTACGTCTTCCTGCACAGGCCCTTCCAGTGGCCAGACAGCACGGCAGTGCAGAGGTTCATGTGGTAG